One Scomber scombrus chromosome 1, fScoSco1.1, whole genome shotgun sequence DNA segment encodes these proteins:
- the socs4 gene encoding suppressor of cytokine signaling 4, with translation MSEKKPRGSDTRPKCGIRSWSADSYIWRGKKRSRNSRNGSSPGGLEAEGTEELGLRSTSCPRRRRERKCSCTTLGDTLTSADIDAVCRKALSRRSLRQKFQDAVGQCLPLRSHHHHHHHHHHPPGSSRPSSVLFWSKRKIHVSELMQDKCPFSPKSELARCWHLIKNHVTNPNALKDLEASLKPSVSSSSISPPHTPLSWEDICCSPGPVSTSLEDRDTSCPHGGAEGICSHTDYILVPDLLQINNNPCYWGVLNRFEAEELLEGQPEGTFLLRDSAQDEFLFSVSFRRYSRSLHARIEQNGKRFSFDVRDPCMYRDPSVTGLLRHYSDPATCLFFEPLLSQPLPRTFPFTLQHLCRALICSCTTYKGIENLPLPPQLRDYLQQYHIKCDGACAV, from the coding sequence ATGTCAGAGAAGAAGCCACGAGGCTCAGACACTCGTCCCAAATGTGGCATCCGCAGTTGGAGTGCTGACAGTTATATTTGGCGAGGGAAGAAGCGCTCACGAAACTCTCGCAATGGGTCAAGTCCAGGAGGGCTTGAGGCAGAGGGGACGGAGGAGCTGGGTCTGCGTTCAACATCCTGTCCGAGGCGgcgcagagagagaaagtgtagCTGCACCACACTTGGGGACACGTTGACGTCTGCAGACATTGATGCAGTGTGTCGAAAGGCCTTGTCCCGGCGCTCGCTGCGGCAGAAGTTCCAGGATGCTGTGGGGCAGTGTTTACCTCTGCGCtctcaccatcaccaccatcatcatcaccaccacccaccGGGCTCCTCTCGTCCCTCCTCTGTGCTCTTCTGGTCCAAACGCAAGATCCACGTCTCAGAGCTCATGCAGGACAAGTGTCCCTTCTCACCCAAGTCTGAACTTGCCCGCTGTTGGCACCTTATAAAAAATCACGTCACCAACCCGAATGCCCTCAAGGACCTGGAAGCTTCCCTCAAACCCAGTGTATCATCGTCTTCCATCTCCCCACCACACACGCCCCTCTCCTGGGAGGACATCTGCTGCTCCCCTGGGCCTGTAAGCACCAGTCTGGAGGATAGGGATACTTCCTGTCCTCATGGGGGAGCAGAGGGCATCTGCAGCCACACGGACTACATCCTGGTTCCTGATCTCCTCCAGATCAACAACAATCCCTGCTACTGGGGGGTGTTGAACCGCTTTGAGGCAGAGGAGCTCCTAGAGGGTCAACCAGAGGGAACCTTTCTGCTCCGAGACTCTGCCCAGGATGAGTTCCTCTTCTCGGTCAGCTTTCGACGCTACAGCCGCTCCCTGCATGCACGCATTGAGCAGAACGGCAAGCGTTTCAGCTTTGATGTGCGCGACCCATGCATGTACCGAGATCCCAGTGTGACAGGCCTGCTGAGACACTACAGCGACCCAGCCACCTGCCTCTTCTTTGAGCCACTTCTGTCTCAGCCGCTACCCAGGACCTTTCCTTTCACCCTCCAGCACCTGTGCAGGGCTTTGATCTGTAGCTGCACCACATACAAGGGCATAGAGAACCTGCCACTGCCGCCTCAGCTCAGGGACTACCTCCAACAGTATCACATCAAGTGTGACGGGGCCTGTGCTGTGTGA